In a genomic window of Corynebacterium coyleae:
- a CDS encoding glutaminase has protein sequence MRSPVTEYLHDIVESVRDHDSGHRADYIDVLKHADPDKLGLALCTADGQLYAVGDCDYEFSIQSISKPFVYALALDMYGPDEVHTHVGVEPSGEAFNALSLDSEGRPANPLINAGAITVNQLIGGPDIPVEQRSEKIRAYFSRLAGRELRIDQQVFESEKATADRNKAFAHMLREAGTISDDAHDAVASYIAQCAILATVKDLAVMAATLANAGIQPVTGERIVSAEAARLAQAVMVSAGMYDASGRWMVNVGIPAKSGVAGGLIGTLPGQLGIASLSPRLDKQGNSVRGVKIFQELSSSMGLNLLSSNFYFAPGIRRIERRDDAEIVELQGMITFTSAEKILRGLSQRRLTSTNLILDVSGVTAFNKAGRDLIKDGLMQYRDEGYNISIYDPDHTLSDYEFADGTTAQAIRDFTASFSVPATREEVYQAITKPKTWWDERVEGDAAEQGSEFHYSDDDRYVGFSVKEADDGKRIVWDVEPTDNPKEDHEWDDTSLIFDIEEDESGKTKVNFTHRGMRPHDSGYEEIASAWKERIAKGLQPLIGRREENSTDS, from the coding sequence ATGCGTTCGCCTGTGACTGAATACCTGCACGACATCGTCGAATCGGTGCGTGACCACGACTCCGGCCACCGCGCCGACTACATCGACGTGCTCAAACACGCCGACCCCGACAAGCTTGGCCTTGCGCTGTGCACCGCAGACGGACAGCTTTACGCGGTCGGGGACTGCGACTACGAGTTCTCCATCCAGTCCATCTCCAAACCGTTCGTCTATGCGCTCGCGCTGGACATGTACGGGCCCGACGAGGTCCACACCCACGTCGGCGTCGAGCCCTCCGGCGAGGCCTTCAACGCACTTTCGCTTGATAGCGAAGGCCGGCCCGCCAACCCCCTTATCAACGCCGGCGCCATCACCGTCAACCAACTCATCGGTGGCCCCGACATCCCCGTGGAGCAGCGCAGCGAGAAAATCCGCGCCTACTTCTCCCGCCTCGCCGGCCGCGAACTGCGCATCGACCAGCAGGTATTCGAATCCGAAAAGGCCACTGCCGACCGCAACAAGGCGTTCGCCCACATGCTGCGCGAAGCCGGAACCATTAGCGACGACGCCCACGACGCCGTCGCCTCCTACATCGCCCAGTGCGCCATCCTGGCCACCGTCAAGGACCTCGCGGTGATGGCGGCAACCCTTGCCAACGCCGGCATCCAACCCGTCACCGGGGAGCGCATCGTCTCGGCGGAAGCGGCCCGACTCGCCCAAGCCGTGATGGTCTCCGCCGGTATGTACGACGCCTCCGGGCGCTGGATGGTCAACGTCGGCATCCCCGCGAAGTCAGGCGTGGCCGGTGGCTTGATCGGGACGTTGCCGGGCCAGTTAGGTATTGCGTCGCTAAGCCCGCGCCTGGATAAACAGGGCAACTCCGTGCGCGGAGTAAAAATCTTCCAGGAACTGTCCAGCTCCATGGGCCTGAACCTGCTGTCGTCGAATTTCTACTTCGCGCCGGGCATCCGCCGCATCGAACGCCGCGATGACGCCGAAATCGTCGAACTACAAGGCATGATCACGTTCACCTCCGCTGAGAAGATCCTCCGTGGTCTTTCCCAGCGTCGCCTGACCAGCACAAACCTCATCCTTGACGTCTCTGGCGTGACCGCGTTTAACAAGGCCGGCCGCGACCTGATCAAAGACGGCCTCATGCAGTACCGGGACGAGGGCTACAACATCTCCATCTACGACCCGGACCACACGCTGTCGGACTACGAGTTTGCCGACGGCACCACAGCCCAAGCCATCCGCGACTTCACCGCCTCCTTCTCCGTCCCCGCCACGCGCGAAGAGGTCTACCAAGCGATCACCAAACCCAAAACCTGGTGGGACGAACGCGTCGAAGGCGACGCCGCCGAACAAGGCTCCGAGTTCCACTACTCCGACGACGACCGCTACGTCGGCTTCTCCGTCAAGGAAGCCGACGACGGCAAGCGCATCGTCTGGGACGTCGAACCAACCGACAACCCCAAGGAAGACCACGAGTGGGACGACACGTCGCTTATCTTCGACATCGAAGAGGACGAGTCCGGCAAAACCAAGGTCAACTTCACCCACCGCGGCATGCGCCCCCACGACAGCGGTTACGAGGAAATTGCCTCCGCATGGAAGGAACGCATTGCCAAGGGTCTGCAGCCGCTCATCGGGCGCAGGGAGGAAAATTCGACCGATTCATGA
- a CDS encoding ATP-binding protein → MGYLQRAVDTQLDQLLPYASAIAVEGPKGVGKTETARRRAPTVLKLDTDEGAGVLASDPAFTASPDGTILIDEWQRHPESWDYVRRAVDNGAPAGRFLLTGSATPVAGTDTHSGAGRILSMRMRPLALFERRGWESSISMRELFQGDATIAGETDKTLKDYIDAIASGGFPGFYEAPPVLRNQQLDSYLTRVVDRDLPEQGYTARNPTALMNWLAAYAAASSTTTSYQEILDAATPGQTNKPAKSTTMVYREKLAELWMLDPVPAWDMRRSPFAGLAKAPKHQLADPAFVLRLLEIPAAKLTGRFNYLLGPLFESLATLTVRVAAQASFGTVGHFRTVKGDREVDLIAQDQDGAIVALEVKLAANVGDDDVKHLLWLREKLPDDVVDAVILTTGNRAYRRPDGIAVVPLALLGA, encoded by the coding sequence ATGGGATACCTGCAACGGGCTGTAGACACACAACTTGACCAGCTCCTTCCGTATGCGTCTGCTATTGCGGTTGAGGGGCCGAAAGGTGTCGGCAAAACCGAAACTGCGCGCCGGCGAGCGCCGACGGTGCTCAAGCTCGACACGGATGAGGGTGCCGGAGTTCTCGCCTCCGATCCGGCGTTCACCGCAAGCCCTGATGGCACGATCTTGATCGATGAATGGCAGCGCCACCCCGAGTCCTGGGATTACGTCAGGCGGGCGGTGGATAATGGTGCTCCCGCCGGGCGTTTTCTCCTGACCGGCTCAGCCACTCCCGTAGCCGGGACTGATACTCACAGCGGAGCAGGGCGCATCTTGTCAATGCGGATGAGACCGTTGGCGTTGTTTGAACGGCGTGGCTGGGAGTCGTCGATAAGCATGCGCGAACTTTTTCAAGGCGACGCAACCATCGCAGGCGAGACCGACAAAACCCTGAAAGACTACATTGACGCGATAGCGTCCGGCGGCTTCCCGGGGTTCTATGAAGCGCCACCGGTACTCCGCAACCAGCAGCTGGACTCCTACCTCACCCGTGTGGTGGATCGCGACCTCCCTGAGCAGGGCTACACCGCGCGCAACCCAACAGCGTTGATGAACTGGCTAGCGGCGTACGCAGCAGCCAGCTCCACGACGACGAGCTACCAGGAGATTCTCGACGCAGCCACGCCCGGACAAACCAACAAACCCGCCAAATCCACGACGATGGTGTACAGAGAAAAACTCGCCGAGTTGTGGATGCTGGACCCCGTGCCAGCTTGGGACATGCGACGCTCCCCGTTCGCTGGCCTCGCGAAAGCACCGAAACACCAGCTTGCGGACCCAGCGTTTGTCCTGCGTCTGCTGGAGATTCCAGCTGCGAAACTCACGGGGCGGTTCAACTATCTGCTCGGACCACTGTTCGAGTCGCTCGCCACCCTCACCGTGCGGGTAGCGGCGCAAGCATCCTTCGGTACCGTCGGCCACTTCCGCACGGTCAAAGGGGATCGAGAGGTCGACCTCATTGCGCAGGACCAAGACGGTGCGATCGTGGCATTGGAGGTCAAACTGGCCGCCAACGTGGGTGACGACGACGTCAAGCACCTGCTTTGGTTGCGCGAGAAACTCCCGGACGATGTTGTGGACGCGGTGATCCTCACCACCGGCAACCGCGCCTACCGCCGCCCCGACGGAATCGCGGTCGTACCGCTGGCGCTGCTCGGTGCGTAG
- a CDS encoding alpha-amylase family protein translates to MLDRTIWWHVYPLAALGAPIRDTKDAAHRLRGLEPWLDYLVELGCNGLLLGPIFESVTHGYDTLDHMRIDARLGDDTDIDWLINACTTRGINIMLDGVFNHVARTHPWVEQGLAGDTDWEGHNELATLHHDEPAIRDAVVDIMCHWLRRGIAGWRLDVAYAVPPEFWRDVLARVREEFPDAMFLGEVIHGDYEEIAAAGTLDAVTQYELWKAIWSSLVDANFWELAHALERHPADLLTNTFIGNHDVDRIASTVGTNKLVLAAAILMTVPGMPSIYYGDEQGFTGTRGEGWSADDAVRPALPATPAELSPLGGWIFTEYQKLIGVRRRNAWLTRARVEVLDKTNETISFTCTDGEHSLQTDLWLDPTPGVRIHADGNELYSWMLK, encoded by the coding sequence ATGTTGGACCGCACAATCTGGTGGCACGTCTACCCGTTGGCCGCGCTCGGCGCCCCGATCCGCGACACAAAAGACGCCGCACACCGCCTGCGCGGCCTCGAGCCGTGGCTGGACTACCTGGTCGAACTCGGCTGCAACGGCCTGCTGCTCGGCCCCATCTTCGAGTCGGTCACCCACGGCTACGACACCCTCGACCACATGCGCATTGACGCACGGCTTGGCGACGACACCGACATCGACTGGCTTATCAACGCCTGCACCACACGTGGCATCAACATCATGCTCGACGGGGTGTTTAACCACGTGGCCCGCACCCACCCCTGGGTCGAGCAAGGCCTTGCCGGCGACACGGACTGGGAGGGACACAACGAACTGGCCACCCTCCACCACGATGAGCCGGCAATTCGAGACGCGGTCGTCGATATCATGTGCCACTGGCTGCGACGCGGCATTGCGGGTTGGCGCCTCGACGTCGCCTACGCCGTCCCGCCCGAATTCTGGCGCGACGTGCTCGCCCGCGTTCGCGAGGAGTTCCCTGACGCAATGTTTCTCGGGGAGGTCATCCACGGCGACTACGAAGAGATCGCCGCAGCTGGCACGCTCGACGCAGTCACCCAGTATGAACTATGGAAAGCCATCTGGTCATCGCTTGTCGACGCCAACTTTTGGGAGCTCGCCCACGCCCTCGAACGCCACCCCGCCGACCTGCTAACCAACACGTTCATTGGCAACCACGACGTTGACCGGATCGCCTCCACGGTTGGAACCAACAAACTCGTCCTCGCCGCCGCGATCCTGATGACGGTGCCTGGCATGCCGTCGATCTACTACGGCGACGAGCAAGGCTTCACCGGCACCCGCGGGGAGGGCTGGTCTGCCGACGACGCCGTCCGGCCCGCCCTGCCAGCCACCCCGGCGGAACTCTCACCACTGGGTGGGTGGATTTTTACGGAGTATCAGAAGCTGATTGGGGTGCGTCGTCGCAACGCATGGCTCACGCGGGCTCGCGTTGAGGTGCTGGACAAGACCAACGAAACGATCTCGTTTACCTGCACCGACGGCGAACACTCACTGCAAACCGACCTGTGGCTTGACCCCACGCCCGGCGTGCGAATCCACGCCGACGGCAACGAGCTTTACAGCTGGATGTTGAAGTAA
- a CDS encoding M20/M25/M40 family metallo-hydrolase, with amino-acid sequence MSLTDDTLELLHALIRNGCVNNLTADSGHEERNARTLQEFFGDTRVNVERFEPHPGRVSVAFSIEGTDPNAEPLTLLGHTDVVPVDEDKWTVDPFGGEIKNGRIYGRGATDMLYITAAMAAAVRDVALSGTQPKGTLTFVGCADEEARGGLGAAWLAENASFAWANCLSEEGGSHLPVSDGSDALVVVVGEKGAAQRRLTVHGDAGHGSAPFGRDMAVTKIGEVARRIAAITPEVRSDDIWEGYVRAWKFDPDTEAALLRGEGYETFGQLQSYSHAMSHLTISPTVLRAGEAINVLPSVAWMELDIRPLPGQTQEEIDDLLREALGDLADEVEITHLITEPGTVSPTSGPLYDAIVDTFHEFFPDVPVVPTIAAGGSDLRFARRKGGVGYGFALHGRGETLGSVLGELHSHDESVSLEDVDLTVRAYRSLIRRFVGA; translated from the coding sequence ATGAGCCTAACCGATGACACCCTGGAACTGTTACATGCCCTTATTAGAAATGGATGCGTCAACAACCTAACGGCAGATTCTGGACACGAGGAAAGAAACGCCCGCACGCTGCAGGAATTCTTCGGGGATACCCGTGTAAACGTGGAACGCTTCGAACCCCATCCGGGTCGAGTTTCTGTAGCGTTTTCCATCGAAGGCACCGACCCCAACGCCGAGCCACTCACCCTTTTGGGCCACACCGATGTCGTGCCCGTCGACGAGGACAAATGGACAGTTGACCCGTTCGGGGGTGAGATCAAAAACGGCCGCATCTACGGGCGCGGCGCCACCGACATGCTCTACATCACCGCAGCGATGGCGGCGGCTGTGCGCGACGTTGCCCTCTCCGGCACGCAACCCAAAGGCACCCTGACCTTCGTGGGGTGTGCCGACGAGGAGGCCCGCGGTGGCCTCGGCGCGGCGTGGCTCGCCGAAAACGCGTCGTTCGCCTGGGCGAACTGCCTATCCGAGGAGGGCGGCTCACACCTGCCTGTGTCCGACGGCTCTGACGCACTCGTGGTTGTCGTTGGCGAGAAGGGCGCCGCACAGCGCCGCTTGACCGTGCATGGCGACGCCGGCCACGGCTCCGCACCCTTCGGCCGCGACATGGCGGTCACCAAGATCGGCGAGGTCGCCCGCCGCATCGCCGCCATCACGCCCGAAGTGCGTAGCGACGACATCTGGGAGGGCTACGTCCGCGCCTGGAAATTCGACCCCGACACCGAAGCGGCCCTGCTGCGCGGCGAAGGCTACGAGACGTTCGGTCAGCTGCAGAGCTACTCCCACGCCATGAGCCACCTCACCATCTCCCCCACCGTGCTGCGTGCCGGCGAGGCGATCAACGTGTTGCCGTCCGTCGCTTGGATGGAGCTCGACATCCGGCCCTTGCCTGGCCAAACGCAAGAAGAGATCGACGATCTGCTGCGGGAAGCGCTCGGCGACCTTGCCGACGAGGTGGAGATCACCCACCTCATCACCGAACCCGGCACCGTCTCCCCCACCTCGGGCCCGCTTTACGACGCCATCGTGGACACCTTCCACGAATTCTTCCCCGACGTCCCCGTCGTCCCGACGATCGCGGCGGGTGGATCCGACCTGCGCTTTGCTCGTCGTAAAGGTGGCGTCGGCTACGGATTCGCCCTCCACGGGCGCGGCGAAACGCTGGGGTCTGTTCTAGGTGAGCTCCACAGCCACGACGAATCCGTCTCCCTCGAAGACGTCGACCTCACCGTCCGGGCGTACCGTTCCCTGATCCGCCGCTTCGTCGGGGCATAG
- a CDS encoding TetR/AcrR family transcriptional regulator translates to MTETTLPGRRSDSQDPRALRTRKALIDATMRLLNDYEVADLNVSQIVKEAGVSRQVFYQHFEDRDALVLATAAQWVLAAYGSFAERFSIDKNFEASVTALAQATAGHYTAATRIIDSPIHSLLDNQVYEVMLPTMREQLLPRAARWENADMKLVDDMARFYIAGMQQLIEQCIREGVPAEEFGRRAEAVRRVLIRE, encoded by the coding sequence ATGACTGAAACTACCCTCCCGGGCCGCCGCTCGGACAGCCAAGACCCGCGCGCGCTGCGCACGCGAAAGGCGCTTATCGACGCCACCATGCGCCTTCTCAACGACTACGAGGTCGCTGATCTGAATGTCTCGCAAATCGTGAAAGAAGCAGGCGTGAGCCGTCAGGTGTTTTACCAGCACTTTGAGGACCGCGACGCCCTCGTGCTCGCCACCGCAGCGCAGTGGGTCTTGGCGGCCTACGGCAGTTTCGCGGAACGATTCAGCATTGACAAGAACTTTGAAGCGTCGGTCACTGCACTGGCACAGGCGACCGCTGGTCACTACACCGCCGCCACGCGCATCATCGACTCGCCGATCCACAGCCTCCTGGATAACCAGGTCTACGAGGTCATGCTGCCCACCATGCGCGAACAACTCCTGCCCCGCGCCGCCCGTTGGGAAAACGCGGACATGAAGCTTGTCGACGATATGGCCCGGTTCTACATCGCAGGCATGCAGCAACTCATTGAGCAGTGCATCCGCGAAGGCGTTCCCGCAGAGGAGTTTGGTCGCCGCGCCGAAGCCGTGCGCCGCGTGCTCATTCGTGAGTAG
- the amn gene encoding AMP nucleosidase, with amino-acid sequence MNQAREVVEKLKALYNTSCDIARAGDFERYGEVRYPKLTVDVLEWRPIDRSKTFGYVDEAGTYSAVLSRPDLLEDYLTAQLEALTSNYPCSMRVEYSDIVIPPAYIKGTPPIDETRNLPRPALDDVHDAIVDGHWDAFHGPEKPLFHFGPQRFDLAIARLEHYTGIDVDTLQRYILFTNYAMHVTEFVRFGLRELSDPDSRYTRLVLPSGETVSDTVALEDLELGSKFQMPRYDLITENGDGITMINIGVGPSNAKTITDSLAVLRPEAWIMIGHCAGLDARMRIGDLILGNAYERHDHVLDDYLRRELPIPAVPEVQRTLEKAVTKVYGDDASLMRTGTVLSTGDRNWEWKDPQDLWEWLRGSTAAAVDMESCTIAANGYRYRVPYGTLLAVSDLPLHAVPKLPAGAQAFYSNSKEAHVMCAVRAMEKLARRPERLRTRKLRRTIGEVPFR; translated from the coding sequence ATGAACCAGGCACGTGAGGTCGTCGAAAAGCTAAAAGCCCTGTACAACACGTCGTGCGACATCGCACGCGCCGGGGACTTCGAACGCTACGGGGAAGTGCGCTACCCCAAACTGACCGTTGACGTGCTCGAATGGCGCCCCATCGACCGCTCCAAAACCTTCGGCTACGTCGACGAAGCCGGCACCTACTCCGCAGTCCTCTCCCGCCCCGATCTGCTCGAGGACTACCTCACCGCCCAACTCGAAGCGCTGACCTCGAACTATCCGTGCTCCATGCGTGTGGAGTACTCCGATATCGTCATCCCGCCCGCCTACATCAAGGGCACACCGCCTATCGACGAAACACGCAACCTGCCCCGACCCGCCCTCGACGACGTCCACGACGCCATTGTCGACGGCCACTGGGACGCCTTCCATGGTCCGGAAAAACCCCTGTTCCACTTCGGCCCGCAACGCTTCGACCTCGCCATCGCGCGACTCGAGCACTACACCGGCATCGACGTGGACACCCTGCAGCGCTACATCCTGTTCACCAACTACGCCATGCACGTCACCGAATTCGTGCGCTTCGGCCTGCGTGAACTTTCCGACCCCGACTCGCGCTACACCCGCCTCGTCCTCCCCTCCGGCGAAACAGTTTCCGACACCGTCGCGCTCGAAGACCTGGAGCTGGGGTCGAAGTTCCAGATGCCGCGCTACGACCTGATCACCGAAAACGGCGACGGCATCACCATGATCAACATCGGCGTCGGCCCCTCCAACGCCAAAACCATCACCGACTCGCTGGCCGTTCTGCGTCCGGAAGCGTGGATCATGATCGGCCACTGCGCCGGCCTGGACGCCCGCATGCGCATCGGCGACCTCATCCTCGGCAACGCCTACGAACGCCACGACCACGTTCTCGACGACTACCTGCGCCGCGAACTGCCCATCCCCGCCGTCCCCGAAGTGCAACGCACCCTGGAAAAGGCCGTGACCAAGGTCTACGGCGACGACGCGTCGTTGATGCGCACCGGCACCGTCCTGTCCACCGGCGACCGGAACTGGGAGTGGAAAGACCCGCAGGACCTGTGGGAATGGCTCCGGGGATCCACCGCCGCAGCCGTAGACATGGAGTCCTGCACAATCGCCGCCAACGGCTACCGCTACCGCGTCCCCTACGGCACCCTGCTGGCCGTATCCGACCTGCCGTTGCACGCTGTGCCGAAACTGCCCGCCGGCGCCCAGGCGTTCTACTCCAACTCGAAGGAAGCCCACGTCATGTGTGCCGTGCGTGCGATGGAGAAGCTTGCCCGGCGCCCCGAACGTCTCCGGACCCGGAAGCTGCGCCGCACGATCGGTGAGGTCCCGTTCCGGTAG
- a CDS encoding Sir2 family NAD-dependent protein deacetylase has product METFFDDPAIAMAHRSAVRSIERVVKETATPTPNAQQRVIEQLRNPKTLVITGAGVSTDSGIPDYRSETGRLTKGRPMTFQEFAHSPRQVRRYWARAFVGMQFMRAARPNRTHFALAELEQAGLIRGIVTQNVDGLHTQAGSRNVIALHGDMEHVVCLDCNVLHERSLIDDLLTAANPNYFNSVEVVGTMINPDGDVELRQEDVERFRMITCPNCGSERLKPSVVYFGENVPKATRTLADQWLAESTGVVAIGTSLAVMSGYKFILDAKKQGKPTAVINGGPGRADTKVDTLWRTDVADAMDAILDGLDL; this is encoded by the coding sequence ATGGAAACTTTCTTCGACGACCCCGCGATTGCGATGGCGCATCGGTCCGCTGTGCGTTCGATTGAGCGGGTGGTCAAGGAAACGGCAACGCCGACCCCGAACGCGCAGCAACGCGTCATAGAACAGTTAAGGAACCCAAAAACGCTGGTCATCACGGGCGCGGGCGTGTCGACGGATTCGGGCATTCCCGACTATCGCTCCGAAACCGGCCGTTTGACCAAGGGCCGTCCGATGACGTTTCAGGAGTTCGCGCATTCGCCGCGTCAGGTGCGTCGGTATTGGGCGCGTGCGTTCGTCGGTATGCAGTTCATGCGGGCGGCGCGGCCAAACCGGACGCATTTTGCGCTTGCGGAGCTCGAGCAGGCCGGCCTGATTCGTGGCATTGTCACGCAAAACGTCGATGGACTGCACACACAGGCGGGCTCGCGAAACGTGATTGCGTTGCATGGCGATATGGAGCATGTGGTGTGCCTGGACTGCAATGTGTTGCATGAGCGATCGCTTATCGACGACCTCCTCACCGCCGCCAACCCCAACTACTTCAATTCTGTCGAGGTGGTCGGGACGATGATCAACCCGGACGGCGACGTGGAACTGCGCCAAGAGGACGTGGAGCGCTTCCGCATGATCACGTGCCCGAACTGTGGTTCGGAGCGCCTGAAGCCTAGCGTGGTGTATTTCGGCGAGAACGTGCCTAAGGCCACGAGAACACTGGCGGATCAGTGGCTGGCGGAGTCGACGGGTGTGGTTGCGATTGGCACGTCGCTTGCGGTGATGAGCGGCTACAAGTTCATCCTGGATGCGAAGAAGCAGGGCAAACCTACCGCCGTGATCAATGGCGGGCCGGGGCGTGCGGATACGAAGGTGGACACGCTGTGGCGCACTGACGTCGCTGACGCCATGGATGCGATCCTGGACGGGCTCGACTTGTGA
- a CDS encoding glycosyltransferase 87 family protein, translating to MILLLIVVAVAVYRYVTTPLETAFSTAYPSDLHVYVLGGQQVKDHLPLYAHDLLPGLPFTYPPFAGVVFSWLPTEEWFGVAWKLVSVVVLAGVVWGSSISKKHVVPLVAFFVLCTEPVQGTLYFGQVNLLLMGLVCLDFLPKNRLPGIGTGLAAGIKLTPAFFIVLLIYQRRWGSAFVAAFTFVCTAASGMNVVDAPNFWTRAIFSTQRIGVDENPGAQSIRQVLARAGMDSTLLWLTLCAAVTILALLACRRAPAPLAVSFIGLTACLVSPFSWYHHWVWIVPLGVFVFERYGSVALMVLMAPYASVVLWPGAPQFLYIAVPVLFMAWYALPSGYAHPFIRRSDRGSHSTRPRPSSLRRPGPRYRRGTQPARRPGHRA from the coding sequence GTGATTCTCCTGCTCATTGTTGTTGCAGTAGCGGTCTATCGTTACGTCACTACGCCGTTGGAGACTGCGTTTTCCACCGCCTACCCAAGTGACCTCCACGTCTACGTGCTGGGCGGGCAGCAGGTGAAGGACCACCTGCCGCTCTATGCGCACGACCTGTTGCCGGGCTTGCCGTTTACGTATCCGCCGTTTGCGGGCGTGGTGTTTTCGTGGCTGCCAACCGAGGAGTGGTTCGGCGTCGCCTGGAAGTTGGTCAGTGTGGTGGTGTTGGCCGGGGTGGTGTGGGGGTCGTCGATAAGCAAGAAGCACGTGGTGCCGCTGGTGGCCTTTTTCGTGCTGTGCACGGAGCCGGTGCAGGGCACGCTGTACTTCGGGCAGGTGAACCTGCTGCTCATGGGGCTGGTGTGCCTGGATTTCCTGCCGAAGAACAGGCTGCCGGGCATCGGGACGGGCCTGGCTGCGGGGATCAAGCTCACGCCCGCGTTTTTCATCGTGTTGTTGATCTATCAGCGCAGGTGGGGCTCGGCATTCGTTGCCGCGTTCACGTTCGTGTGCACTGCGGCGAGCGGGATGAATGTGGTGGACGCGCCGAACTTTTGGACGCGCGCGATCTTCAGCACGCAACGGATTGGGGTGGACGAGAATCCGGGGGCGCAGTCCATACGCCAAGTGCTGGCCCGCGCCGGGATGGATTCGACGCTGCTGTGGCTCACGCTGTGTGCCGCCGTGACCATCCTTGCGCTTCTTGCTTGTCGACGAGCCCCCGCACCCCTCGCCGTCTCCTTCATCGGCCTGACCGCGTGCCTGGTTAGTCCGTTTTCCTGGTACCACCACTGGGTATGGATCGTGCCGCTTGGCGTGTTCGTCTTCGAACGCTACGGCTCGGTGGCGCTCATGGTGCTGATGGCCCCGTACGCTTCGGTGGTGCTCTGGCCTGGCGCCCCGCAGTTCCTTTACATTGCCGTGCCAGTGCTCTTTATGGCGTGGTACGCGCTACCCTCGGGTTATGCGCATCCGTTTATACGCCGCAGCGACCGCGGCAGCCACAGCACTCGTCCTCGCCCCAGCAGCCTCCGCCGACCCGGCCCCCGTTACCGGCGTGGAACTCAACCAGCCCGCCGACCAGGTCATCGCGCTTGA
- a CDS encoding ROK family transcriptional regulator, with product MTWASFSRPRTPAAKCLHLIRLQELTSRSELVRATGLSQPTVTRAIAALVDAGYVTERNDLTQSQGRGRPTIPLELAETTETHAGVSVGTDSTYIALFDLKGRTLRSVDVDLPVSRMSEDDFIQHIMAGLNKLTTSVGRPLATVGVTTSGTVRGSGDVYAPNLGWDGVNIGDQMREQFSVPVQVTSISSAIVGSEMQSTADLDTPSVMALFADDSLACAISSPEGVNPIEVEQGELTTQGLLDAIDVPTIRTLRQAVEDAGEATRSALDNRARGLGTLVAGLCSDHCPNTVVVAGSAFIDDPLASAPFARTVREHTSGPIDLRLIPSHKDVVRDIARAVALDYVLREPLAVAGA from the coding sequence ATGACTTGGGCTTCGTTTTCTCGTCCACGTACCCCCGCGGCGAAATGCCTGCACCTCATTCGCCTGCAGGAACTCACCTCCCGCAGCGAGCTCGTCCGCGCGACCGGCCTGTCCCAGCCCACTGTCACCCGCGCAATCGCGGCGCTTGTCGACGCCGGATACGTCACCGAACGCAACGACCTCACCCAATCCCAAGGCCGCGGACGGCCCACCATCCCGCTCGAACTCGCTGAAACCACCGAAACGCACGCGGGTGTGTCCGTGGGCACCGACTCCACCTACATCGCCCTGTTCGACCTCAAGGGCCGCACCCTGCGCAGCGTGGACGTGGACCTGCCGGTCTCGCGTATGAGCGAGGACGACTTCATCCAGCACATCATGGCCGGCCTGAACAAACTGACCACCAGCGTCGGCCGCCCGCTCGCCACCGTGGGCGTGACCACATCCGGCACGGTGCGCGGCAGCGGCGACGTCTACGCCCCCAACCTCGGCTGGGACGGGGTAAACATCGGCGATCAGATGCGCGAGCAGTTCTCCGTGCCGGTGCAGGTCACCTCGATTTCCAGCGCGATTGTCGGCTCTGAGATGCAATCCACCGCAGACCTGGACACCCCGTCGGTCATGGCGCTGTTTGCCGACGACTCCCTCGCCTGCGCCATCTCCAGCCCCGAAGGGGTCAACCCCATCGAGGTCGAGCAGGGCGAGCTGACCACCCAGGGCCTGCTGGACGCCATCGATGTGCCCACGATCCGCACCCTGCGCCAGGCGGTGGAGGACGCCGGGGAGGCAACCCGTTCCGCGCTCGACAACCGCGCCCGCGGCCTTGGCACGCTCGTGGCTGGGCTGTGCTCCGACCACTGCCCCAACACCGTGGTTGTTGCTGGCAGTGCGTTTATCGACGACCCCCTCGCCTCCGCCCCCTTCGCCCGCACCGTCCGCGAACATACCTCCGGCCCTATCGATCTGCGCCTGATCCCTAGCCACAAGGATGTGGTGCGCGACATCGCCCGCGCCGTGGCGTTGGATTACGTGCTTCGCGAGCCCCTGGCGGTTGCGGGGGCGTAA